A single region of the Pirellulales bacterium genome encodes:
- a CDS encoding nucleotidyltransferase family protein gives MATYGEVSWERMIRAVEKVRERLLRATAALEKAGIPYAVAGGNAVAAWVSRVDEAAVRNTQDVDILVRRADFPAVTTALEAAGFYHAHVLDVESFLDSPTAKVRDAVHILFAGEKVKPGYETPAAEMTESERGKDFQMLQLEALVRMKLTSFRDKDRTHLRDMIDVGLIDQSWPTRFPNTLAVRLQQLLDTPGG, from the coding sequence ATGGCGACCTATGGCGAAGTCTCTTGGGAGAGGATGATTCGGGCCGTGGAAAAAGTGCGCGAACGTTTGTTGCGAGCCACAGCGGCGTTAGAAAAAGCAGGCATTCCTTACGCAGTTGCCGGGGGGAACGCGGTGGCTGCGTGGGTGTCGCGTGTGGACGAAGCGGCCGTGCGAAACACGCAAGATGTCGATATTCTGGTTCGCCGCGCCGATTTTCCCGCTGTCACGACTGCGTTGGAAGCGGCGGGGTTTTATCATGCGCACGTATTGGACGTCGAATCGTTTCTGGACAGCCCCACGGCGAAAGTGCGCGATGCCGTGCATATTTTGTTTGCCGGCGAGAAAGTGAAACCGGGTTACGAGACGCCGGCGGCGGAGATGACTGAATCGGAGCGGGGCAAAGATTTCCAGATGCTCCAGTTGGAAGCGCTGGTGCGCATGAAGCTGACGTCATTTCGTGATAAAGACCGCACTCATTTGCGCGACATGATTGACGTCGGCTTGATCGATCAGAGCTGGCCGACACGTTTTCCCAACACGTTGGCCGTGCGATTGCAGCAGCTGTTAGATACGCCTGGCGGTTGA
- a CDS encoding tetratricopeptide repeat protein, with amino-acid sequence MSFRFASSRLICLSVAVIGTTLWCTGVSRAENAGQDDLDSASDKKLAAESLDDLSQVVNLCESALKKGLDASNTEFANNLLTGTLLERASVLSKKIVQDKPAGWAQLRILAMGDLEKALKINPQLAPAQLMIARLQQLPGGDHAAALKAAQTALDLSKDKQEDQVEALVLLADLSDEPDKKLDYFSQALKIAPNNLEALRQRGMFLLLSGKVQEATADLDAAAKADPDNPELQEIRGLAWFTLKQNDQAIDAFSEEIKLLPNAAAPYMHRAQVYAAEKKTKEALDDLDHAVKNEPDKLEHVVETLRLRAVVHQQAGDTKAARADVDEALKDVPDWAPALELRAILSTAEKDYAQAIDDSLTLLKKSPHNPELLDQLGVLYEANKQPRKAIATYSEALTANPESLSALRGRADAYLSVGKHAEAVADYESALKINPEDLGVLNNLAWVLATSPDDNVRNGKRAIELGTQAAKQSDYKQAYILSTLAASYAESGDFDAARQWSQKAVDLGSDDADVNTQLKKELSSYESKKPWREKQVIDEKKDSESSAPPDANSSAKKLPAPPPLKNAGSTANDTTTKNE; translated from the coding sequence ATGTCGTTCCGATTTGCAAGTTCGCGTTTGATTTGCTTGAGTGTGGCAGTCATCGGCACGACATTGTGGTGCACAGGCGTGTCCCGGGCAGAAAACGCTGGCCAGGACGATCTCGATTCTGCAAGCGATAAAAAACTCGCCGCGGAAAGCCTGGATGATTTGTCGCAAGTTGTCAACTTGTGCGAAAGCGCCTTGAAAAAGGGGCTGGATGCCAGTAACACCGAATTCGCGAATAATCTGCTGACAGGGACCTTGTTGGAACGGGCCAGCGTGCTCTCCAAAAAAATCGTGCAGGATAAACCAGCCGGTTGGGCCCAGTTGCGCATTTTGGCGATGGGCGATTTAGAAAAGGCGCTAAAAATCAATCCACAACTGGCGCCTGCCCAATTGATGATTGCCCGTTTGCAGCAGCTTCCAGGGGGCGATCATGCGGCCGCGCTTAAAGCGGCACAGACAGCGCTAGATTTGTCCAAAGATAAGCAGGAAGATCAGGTCGAAGCGCTGGTGCTCTTGGCCGACTTGAGCGACGAGCCGGACAAAAAACTCGATTATTTCAGCCAGGCGCTCAAAATCGCCCCCAATAACTTGGAAGCGTTGCGGCAACGCGGCATGTTCCTGTTGTTGTCGGGCAAGGTGCAGGAAGCGACCGCCGATTTAGACGCCGCCGCTAAAGCCGACCCGGACAATCCTGAATTGCAGGAAATCCGTGGCCTGGCCTGGTTCACGCTCAAGCAAAACGACCAAGCCATCGATGCGTTTAGCGAAGAAATTAAGCTGCTGCCCAATGCAGCCGCCCCGTACATGCATCGGGCGCAAGTCTACGCAGCTGAAAAGAAAACCAAGGAAGCCCTGGATGACCTCGACCACGCCGTAAAAAACGAACCCGACAAATTGGAGCATGTCGTTGAGACGCTGCGACTGCGTGCTGTGGTGCATCAGCAAGCCGGTGACACCAAGGCGGCCCGCGCCGATGTAGATGAAGCCCTTAAAGATGTTCCCGACTGGGCCCCGGCCTTGGAATTAAGGGCCATTTTATCGACGGCCGAGAAAGATTATGCGCAAGCCATCGACGACTCGCTGACGTTGTTAAAAAAATCTCCTCACAATCCGGAATTACTCGATCAATTGGGCGTGCTTTACGAAGCCAACAAGCAGCCGCGCAAGGCAATTGCCACCTATAGCGAAGCGTTGACAGCCAACCCGGAAAGTTTATCCGCCTTGCGCGGCCGGGCCGATGCTTACTTGAGCGTTGGCAAACACGCCGAGGCCGTGGCCGATTACGAATCGGCCCTGAAAATCAATCCGGAGGATCTAGGTGTGCTCAATAATTTGGCCTGGGTGCTGGCCACTTCGCCCGACGACAATGTACGAAACGGTAAACGCGCCATCGAATTGGGCACGCAGGCCGCCAAGCAAAGCGATTACAAACAGGCCTATATTTTAAGCACGCTGGCCGCCAGTTACGCCGAATCGGGCGATTTCGACGCCGCCCGCCAATGGTCGCAAAAGGCAGTTGACTTAGGCAGCGACGACGCAGACGTGAACACCCAACTCAAAAAAGAATTGAGCAGCTACGAGAGCAAAAAACCCTGGCGAGAAAAGCAGGTGATTGACGAAAAGAAAGACTCTGAATCATCCGCCCCGCCGGATGCCAACTCGTCGGCCAAAAAGCTCCCCGCGCCCCCGCCGCTAAAGAATGCCGGTTCCACAGCGAACGATACGACAACAAAGAACGAGTAA
- a CDS encoding EF-P lysine aminoacylase GenX, whose product MSDFLPTASLATLRLRAELLARVRQFFAEQGFLEVETPILSADVTIDRHLDPMSTVLADDPRTPDVGRRLWLQTSPEFGMKRLLAAGATAIYQISRAFRNSEVGLLHNPEFTMVEWYRAGDDMAAGMMLLSEVCQTLLGLQEAERVSFAGAFQRHVGIDPHTATTAELAMAAKQNGIAVPAGLGDDRAGWLNVLLAECVEPHLGQVTPIIVYDYPASQAALAKIRIDERPSMLGSGEVSLSKIRSPYSSPAVAERFELYVRGVELANGYHELLDAAELRRRNAAANAARVAQGKPALPEESRLLAAMESGLPACTGVALGFDRLVMLAAGAKSLAEVLAFSIDRA is encoded by the coding sequence ATGTCCGATTTTCTTCCCACCGCATCGTTGGCCACTCTTCGTTTACGGGCCGAACTATTGGCGCGGGTGCGGCAGTTCTTTGCAGAGCAGGGATTTCTCGAAGTTGAAACGCCCATTCTGTCGGCCGACGTAACGATCGATCGGCATCTCGATCCAATGTCGACAGTTTTGGCTGACGATCCGCGAACACCGGACGTGGGTCGACGTCTGTGGCTGCAAACCTCGCCCGAGTTTGGCATGAAGCGCCTGTTGGCCGCCGGGGCCACGGCGATTTACCAAATCTCACGGGCCTTCCGCAACAGTGAAGTTGGCCTGCTGCACAATCCGGAATTCACGATGGTGGAATGGTATCGGGCGGGAGACGACATGGCCGCTGGCATGATGCTGCTCTCCGAAGTGTGCCAAACACTGCTCGGTCTACAAGAGGCGGAGCGAGTAAGCTTTGCGGGGGCTTTTCAACGGCATGTGGGAATCGATCCCCACACGGCCACTACGGCGGAATTGGCCATGGCGGCCAAGCAAAACGGAATTGCCGTGCCGGCCGGTTTGGGAGATGATCGCGCCGGTTGGCTGAACGTGCTGTTGGCCGAATGCGTGGAACCGCATTTGGGTCAGGTGACGCCGATCATTGTCTACGATTATCCGGCCAGCCAGGCGGCGCTGGCCAAAATTCGAATTGATGAAAGACCTTCAATGTTGGGAAGTGGCGAAGTCTCGTTGAGTAAAATACGCTCGCCATACTCCAGCCCGGCGGTGGCCGAGCGATTCGAGTTGTATGTGCGGGGTGTAGAACTAGCCAACGGCTACCACGAACTGCTCGACGCCGCCGAATTGCGGCGACGCAACGCCGCCGCCAATGCCGCCCGAGTGGCGCAGGGCAAACCGGCGTTGCCGGAGGAAAGTCGTTTGCTGGCGGCGATGGAGTCGGGACTGCCAGCGTGTACCGGTGTGGCGCTGGGTTTTGATCGATTGGTGATGCTGGCGGCCGGCGCGAAGTCGCTGGCGGAAGTGCTGGCATTTTCCATCGACCGCGCTTAA